A stretch of Cicer arietinum cultivar CDC Frontier isolate Library 1 chromosome 5, Cicar.CDCFrontier_v2.0, whole genome shotgun sequence DNA encodes these proteins:
- the LOC105852204 gene encoding plant intracellular Ras-group-related LRR protein 9-like, with translation MDPNPRTFPILSYVMSRLPSLTSKTPTPTDIELFDIEQPHSPPHSQIVSQMPNLTDPQLLASMGRAISDVCQARSVLNLIGHRPTHEEVDHAKAKLLQIEAQLSRQLEGIVLLARPPEIEIHGWRAHQAEKEKQCREEAEKEKRVWKSLLQLDEMHEAYEKLLKDSEKRLVTMYESAGDGDGDGDVVGGGGDEVNEEVVGILQEAYGKGMERIDLSNRKLKLLPEAFGRVPGLLVLDVSANQLLAIPDSIARLENLEELNLSSNLLESLPDSIGLLQRLKLLNVSGNKLTALPDTICQCRSLVELDASFNNLSYLPTNIGYELPNLKKLMIQLNKIRSLPSSICELESLCYLDAHFNELHGLPIAIGRLTNLEVLNLSSNFTDLKELPETFGELTNLRELDLSNNQIHALPDTFGCLDNLTKLNLEQNPIELPPVEIVNQGVQAIKTFMAKRWIDMLVEEERKSNQEMHEQVEGGWLTRSTSWLKNVSGNVVGYLGTAVGSPMLPKSPKDAYLDQQL, from the exons ATGGATCCCAACCCACGAACCTTCCCGATTCTCTCCTACGTCATGTCCCGCCTCCCATCCTTAACTTCCAAAACCCCTACTCCCACTGATATCGAATTATTCGACATCGAACAGCCACACTCTCCTCCACACTCCCAAATCGTTTCTCAAATGCCAAACCTAACCGACCCCCAACTTCTTGCCTCAATGGGCCGGGCCATCTCTGATGTATGTCAGGCCCGTTCCGTTCTTAACCTAATCGGCCACCGCCCCACTCACGAGGAAGTGGACCACGCAAAGGCCAAGCTACTTCAAATTGAAGCCCAACTCTCACGCCAGCTGGAAGGAATCGTACTGCTTGCTAGGCCCCCGGAGATCGAGATTCATGGATGGCGGGCCCACCAAGCGGAGAAGGAGAAGCAGTGCAGGGAAGAGGCTGAGAAGGAGAAGCGCGTTTGGAAATCGCTGTTGCAGTTGGATGAGATGCATGAGGCTTACGAGAAGCTTCTCAAGGACTCTGAGAAACGATTGGTTACAATGTACGAGTCTGCCGGCGACGGTGACGGCGACGGCGACGTTGTTGGTGGAGGCGGTGATGAGGTGAATGAAGAGGTTGTGGGTATTCTGCAGGAAGCGTATGGTAAAGGAATGGAACGAATTGACCTTTCTAACCGGAAATTGAAGCTCTTGCCCGAAGCTTTTGGTCGGGTTCCTGGTTTGCTTGTGCTTGACGTTTCGGCTAATCAGCTTTTG GCAATTCCTGACTCAATAGCTCGCTTGGAAAACCTGGAGGAGCTTAATCTCTCTTCAAATCTTTTGGAATCACTGCCCGATTCAATTGGGTTACTGCAAAGGTTGAAATTGCTCAATGTTTCTGGAAACAAACTTACTGCCCTTCCTGATACCATTTGTCAGTGCAG GTCATTAGTTGAGCTGGATGCAAGCTTTAACAATCTGTCATACTTGCCAACAAACATTGGGTATGAACTACCAAACTTGAAGAAACTCATGATTCAATTGAACAAAATTCGATCTCTTCCCTCATCCATTTGTGAGTTGGAGTCGTTGTGCTATTTGGATGCTCACTTCAATGAGCTCCACGGGCTCCCAATAGCAATTGGGAGACTGACTAATCTGGAAGTTCTCAACTTGAGCAGTAATTTCACTGATCTTAAAGAACTTCCAGAGACATTTGGTGAATTGACTAATCTCAGGGAATTGGATCTCAGTAATAATCAGATCCATGCACTTCCCGATACATTTGGTTGCCTTGATAACTTGACCAAGCTCAACTTGGAACAGAATCCTATTGAATTGCCACCAGTAGAGATTGTAAATCAAGGGGTCCAAGCCATCAAGACTTTTATGGCCAAAAGGTGGATTGATATGCTGgtagaagaagaaagaaaaagcaATCAAGAAATGCATGAACAAGTTGAGGGTGGCTGGTTAACACGAAGCACCTCCTGGTTGAAGAATGTTTCTGGAAATGTAGTTGGGTATCTTGGAACTGCCGTTGGATCTCCTATGTTACCCAAATCTCCCAAAGATGCTTATCTTGATCAGCAGCTATGA
- the LOC101510390 gene encoding C2 and GRAM domain-containing protein At5g50170 isoform X2, with the protein MVKKLYVCVLEAKELPVKNSRVKLKLGKLKFKTRILKNTFSPIWNEEFVFKVNDISEEVLVITVVNHSDESKVINGSGLVDFVGQVRIPVIAFQDKEILPPTWFSLQCPNKSAKFVNTFCGKILLTISLHCKGNANSFMNHKHSPNSDIAIENSRDLEGIHISSQPLSRKMGEGKHLLKVITNRLNRILNKKEGNSKSADCSETSNSLSDYEDSNSVQENSPPCSFEEGIAVMESRDSQPESPENLQGGILVDKIYAVSPYNLNIVLFAPNSQFRKDLAELQGTTNLQEGAWSWKDEDMSCLTRIVSYTKAASKLVKAVNATEEQTYIKVTKDEYAVLVSVCTPEVPYGKSFRVELLYKIMPGGDVSSEDESSNLVVSWGIVFLQSTMMKGVIESGAKQGLKESFDQFSDLLGRSFKVVDKTDLMNKEHLLATLQTESQMNWWQGLEFRGIELPDSFGELVTSGILIIQLQRVYDMVSHFVQARFQMGTDHGLKAHGDGWVLTVALIEGVDLASLESVGLSDPYVVFTCNGQTRSSSVKLETSDPQWNEILEFDAMEEPPSVLDVEVFDFDGPFDQDVSLGHAEINFLKHTSTELADMWVILEGKLAQSAQSKLHLRIFLDNNKGVETIKDYLEKKEKEVGKKLNIQSPHRNSTFQKLFGLPTEEFLINDFTCYLKRKMPLQGRLFLSARILGFYANLFGHKTKFFFLWEDIENIQVLPPSLASIGSPTLVIILRSGRGIDARHGAKVQDEEGRLRFHFQSFVSFGAASRTIIGLWRARILNPYQKEQITEEHEEQEVLVIPEDSGSILEDEAKMSKIYSAELPIKMTSVMEIFYGGNLEHKIMKRTGCMNYDTTSWEPVKPDVLERHVSYQFNRHVSVFDVTSTQQKFPNTNTGGWIVNEVMVLNGVPFADHFRIHFRYEIEKSVLGECACKCDVYIGIKWHRSSKFQQRINRNITAKFNIRLKEIFELVQKEILLMSHNSHG; encoded by the exons ATGGTGAAGAAGTTATACGTGTGTGTATTAGAAGCCAAAGAATTGCCAGTTAAAAACTCTCGTGTGAAGCTTAAACTTGGCAAGTTAAAGTTCAAAACAAGGATATTGAAAAACACGTTCAGCCCCATTTGGAACGAAGAGTTTGTTTTCAAGGTGAACGATATTTCCGAGGAAGTGCTTGTTATCACTGTTGTTAATCACAGCGATGAATCAAAGGTGATCAACGGTTCTGGTTTAGTGGATTTTGTTGGTCAGGTTCGGATTCCGGTAATTGCTTTTCAGGATAAGGAAATTTTGCCGCCCACTTGGTTCTCCCTTCAATGCCCTAACAAGAGTGCCAAATTTGTCAACACATTTTGTG GGAAGATTCTCCTCACAATTTCCCTTCATTGCAAGGGCAATGCTAATTCTTTTATGAATCATAAGCATTCTCCAAACTCAGATATTGCAATTGAGAACTCAAGAGACTTAGAAGGTATTCACATTTCATCTCAACCACTTTCTCGTAAAATGGGAGAAGGCAAACACTTGTTGAAGGTTATTACTAATCGTCTTAATAGGATTCTAAATAAGAAAGAAGGAAACTCAAAATCTGCGGATTGTTCAGAAACTTCCAATTCATTATCTGATTATGAAGATAGTAACAGTGTACAGGAAAATTCACCCCCTTGTAGTTTTGAAGAAGGCATTGCAGTAATGGAGTCAAGAGATAGCCAACCAGAAAGTCCTGAAAATTTGCAGGGTGGTATTCTTGTAGATAAGATTTATGCAGTATCACCATACAATCTTAATATAGTACTTTTTGCGCCAAATTCGCAGTTTAGGAAAGATTTAGCAGAACTACAAGGAACAACAAATTTGCAAGAGGGAGCTTGGTCCTGGAAAGATGAAGACATGTCTTGTTTGACTAGAATTGTTTCGTATACAAAAGCTGCTTCAAAATTAGTTAAGGCTGTTAATGCCACTGAGGAGCAAACCTATATTAAAGTGACTAAAGATGAATATGCTGTACTTGTTAGTGTATGCACCCCCGAGGTTCCATACGGGAAATCATTTCGGGTTGAATTACTTTACAAGATAATGCCTGGAGGAGATGTGTCTTCTGAAGATGAATCCTCAAATCTTGTGGTGTCATGGGGAATTGTTTTCCTACAAAGCACAATGATGAAAGGTGTGATAGAGAGTGGGGCTAAACAAGGTTTGAAGGAGAGTTTTGACCAGTTTTCCGACTTACTTGGTCGGAGTTTCAAGGTGGTAGATAAGACGGATTTAATGAACAAAGAACATTTGTTGGCAACTTTGCAGACAGAAAGCCAGATGAATTGGTGGCAG GGCTTGGAATTTAGAGGGATTGAACTTCCAGATAGTTTTGGAGAATTAGTTACAAGTGGAATTTTAATTATCCAGTTGCAGCGTGTTTATGATATGGTGTCTCACTTTGTGCAAGCTAGATTTCAAATGG GCACTGACCATGGCCTGAAAGCACATGGTGATGGATGGGTTCTTACTGTAGCTTTAATTGAAGGGGTTGACCTGGCTTCATTAGAGTCAGTGGGGTTGTCAGATCCCTATGTGGTTTTCACCTGTAATGGACAAACAAGGTCAAGCTCTGTCAAGCTTGAGACATCAGATCCTCAATGGAATG AGATATTAGAGTTTGATGCTATGGAAGAACCGCCATCAGTTTTAGATGTTGAAGTTTTTGATTTTGATGGTCCATTTGACCAGGATGTTTCACTTGGACATGCTGAGATCAATTTCTTGAAGCACACGTCAACCGAATTGGCAGACATGTGGGTCATCCTTGAAGGAAAGCTCGCCCAGTCTGCTCAATCGAAGTTGCATTTGAGAATTTTCTTGGACAATAATAAAGGGGTTGAAACTATCAAGGATTATTTGGAGAAGAAGGAAAAGGAAGTAGGAAAAAAG TTGAATATTCAATCACCTCACAGAAATTCTACATTCCAGAAATTATTTGGGTTGCCAACAGAAGAATTTCTAATCAATGATTTCACATGTTATCTGAAGAGAAAAATGCCTTTACAG GGTCGGCTATTTCTTTCGGCAAGGATTCTGGGATTTTATGCCAATTTATTTGGACATAAAACCAAATTTTTCTTCCTTTGGGAAGATATTGAAAACATTCAAGTGCTTCCTCCATCATTGGCATCAATAGGAAGCCCTACATTGGTCATAATTCTTCGAAGCGGACGAGGTATTGATGCAAGGCATGGTGCCAAGGTGCAAGACGAAGAAGGAAGGCTTAGGTTTCATTTTCAGTCATTTGTTTCATTCGGTGCTGCCTCAAG AACAATAATAGGTTTATGGAGAGCACGAATATTGAACCCCTATCAGAAAGAACAAATTACAGAAGAGCATGAAGAACAAGAAGTCCTGGTAATACCTGAAGACTCTGGATCTATCCTAGAGGATGAAGCAAAAATGTCCAAGATTTACTCTGCTGAACTACCAATTAAG ATGACATCGGTGATGGAAATTTTTTATGGAGGAAACCTAGAGCATAAGATTATGAAGAGAACCGGGTGTATGAACTATGACACTACATCTTGGGAACCAGTAAAACCTGATGTTCTCGAAAGGCACGTTTCTTACCAATTTAATCGACACGTGTCGGTTTTTGATGTCACAAGCACACAACAAAAATTTCCAAATACAAACACTGGAGGATGGATTGTGAATGAAGTTATGGTCCTTAACGGTGTACCATTTGCTGATCATTTTCGT ATTCATTTTAGGTACGAAATTGAGAAATCAGTTCTTGGTGAATGTGCTTGCAAGTGTGATGTATACATTGGCATCAAGTGGCATAGGAGCTCTAAGTTTCAGCAAAGGATCAACCGGAACATAACTGCTAAGTTTAACATACGACTGAAGGAAATATTTGAACTGGTTCAGAAAGAGATTTTATTGATGTCACATAACTCGCATGGGTAA
- the LOC101510390 gene encoding C2 and GRAM domain-containing protein At5g50170 isoform X1, translating to MVKKLYVCVLEAKELPVKNSRVKLKLGKLKFKTRILKNTFSPIWNEEFVFKVNDISEEVLVITVVNHSDESKVINGSGLVDFVGQVRIPVIAFQDKEILPPTWFSLQCPNKSAKFVNTFCGKILLTISLHCKGNANSFMNHKHSPNSDIAIENSRDLEGIHISSQPLSRKMGEGKHLLKVITNRLNRILNKKEGNSKSADCSETSNSLSDYEDSNSVQENSPPCSFEEGIAVMESRDSQPESPENLQGGILVDKIYAVSPYNLNIVLFAPNSQFRKDLAELQGTTNLQEGAWSWKDEDMSCLTRIVSYTKAASKLVKAVNATEEQTYIKVTKDEYAVLVSVCTPEVPYGKSFRVELLYKIMPGGDVSSEDESSNLVVSWGIVFLQSTMMKGVIESGAKQGLKESFDQFSDLLGRSFKVVDKTDLMNKEHLLATLQTESQMNWWQAITYFWNFTVVSTIFMLLYVLFHILKCGPNQPQGLEFRGIELPDSFGELVTSGILIIQLQRVYDMVSHFVQARFQMGTDHGLKAHGDGWVLTVALIEGVDLASLESVGLSDPYVVFTCNGQTRSSSVKLETSDPQWNEILEFDAMEEPPSVLDVEVFDFDGPFDQDVSLGHAEINFLKHTSTELADMWVILEGKLAQSAQSKLHLRIFLDNNKGVETIKDYLEKKEKEVGKKLNIQSPHRNSTFQKLFGLPTEEFLINDFTCYLKRKMPLQGRLFLSARILGFYANLFGHKTKFFFLWEDIENIQVLPPSLASIGSPTLVIILRSGRGIDARHGAKVQDEEGRLRFHFQSFVSFGAASRTIIGLWRARILNPYQKEQITEEHEEQEVLVIPEDSGSILEDEAKMSKIYSAELPIKMTSVMEIFYGGNLEHKIMKRTGCMNYDTTSWEPVKPDVLERHVSYQFNRHVSVFDVTSTQQKFPNTNTGGWIVNEVMVLNGVPFADHFRIHFRYEIEKSVLGECACKCDVYIGIKWHRSSKFQQRINRNITAKFNIRLKEIFELVQKEILLMSHNSHG from the exons ATGGTGAAGAAGTTATACGTGTGTGTATTAGAAGCCAAAGAATTGCCAGTTAAAAACTCTCGTGTGAAGCTTAAACTTGGCAAGTTAAAGTTCAAAACAAGGATATTGAAAAACACGTTCAGCCCCATTTGGAACGAAGAGTTTGTTTTCAAGGTGAACGATATTTCCGAGGAAGTGCTTGTTATCACTGTTGTTAATCACAGCGATGAATCAAAGGTGATCAACGGTTCTGGTTTAGTGGATTTTGTTGGTCAGGTTCGGATTCCGGTAATTGCTTTTCAGGATAAGGAAATTTTGCCGCCCACTTGGTTCTCCCTTCAATGCCCTAACAAGAGTGCCAAATTTGTCAACACATTTTGTG GGAAGATTCTCCTCACAATTTCCCTTCATTGCAAGGGCAATGCTAATTCTTTTATGAATCATAAGCATTCTCCAAACTCAGATATTGCAATTGAGAACTCAAGAGACTTAGAAGGTATTCACATTTCATCTCAACCACTTTCTCGTAAAATGGGAGAAGGCAAACACTTGTTGAAGGTTATTACTAATCGTCTTAATAGGATTCTAAATAAGAAAGAAGGAAACTCAAAATCTGCGGATTGTTCAGAAACTTCCAATTCATTATCTGATTATGAAGATAGTAACAGTGTACAGGAAAATTCACCCCCTTGTAGTTTTGAAGAAGGCATTGCAGTAATGGAGTCAAGAGATAGCCAACCAGAAAGTCCTGAAAATTTGCAGGGTGGTATTCTTGTAGATAAGATTTATGCAGTATCACCATACAATCTTAATATAGTACTTTTTGCGCCAAATTCGCAGTTTAGGAAAGATTTAGCAGAACTACAAGGAACAACAAATTTGCAAGAGGGAGCTTGGTCCTGGAAAGATGAAGACATGTCTTGTTTGACTAGAATTGTTTCGTATACAAAAGCTGCTTCAAAATTAGTTAAGGCTGTTAATGCCACTGAGGAGCAAACCTATATTAAAGTGACTAAAGATGAATATGCTGTACTTGTTAGTGTATGCACCCCCGAGGTTCCATACGGGAAATCATTTCGGGTTGAATTACTTTACAAGATAATGCCTGGAGGAGATGTGTCTTCTGAAGATGAATCCTCAAATCTTGTGGTGTCATGGGGAATTGTTTTCCTACAAAGCACAATGATGAAAGGTGTGATAGAGAGTGGGGCTAAACAAGGTTTGAAGGAGAGTTTTGACCAGTTTTCCGACTTACTTGGTCGGAGTTTCAAGGTGGTAGATAAGACGGATTTAATGAACAAAGAACATTTGTTGGCAACTTTGCAGACAGAAAGCCAGATGAATTGGTGGCAGGCAATCACATACTTTTGGAATTTTACCGTAGTTTCCACAATTTTTATGTTGTTGTATGTgttgtttcatattttaaaatgtggtCCAAATCAACCTCAGGGCTTGGAATTTAGAGGGATTGAACTTCCAGATAGTTTTGGAGAATTAGTTACAAGTGGAATTTTAATTATCCAGTTGCAGCGTGTTTATGATATGGTGTCTCACTTTGTGCAAGCTAGATTTCAAATGG GCACTGACCATGGCCTGAAAGCACATGGTGATGGATGGGTTCTTACTGTAGCTTTAATTGAAGGGGTTGACCTGGCTTCATTAGAGTCAGTGGGGTTGTCAGATCCCTATGTGGTTTTCACCTGTAATGGACAAACAAGGTCAAGCTCTGTCAAGCTTGAGACATCAGATCCTCAATGGAATG AGATATTAGAGTTTGATGCTATGGAAGAACCGCCATCAGTTTTAGATGTTGAAGTTTTTGATTTTGATGGTCCATTTGACCAGGATGTTTCACTTGGACATGCTGAGATCAATTTCTTGAAGCACACGTCAACCGAATTGGCAGACATGTGGGTCATCCTTGAAGGAAAGCTCGCCCAGTCTGCTCAATCGAAGTTGCATTTGAGAATTTTCTTGGACAATAATAAAGGGGTTGAAACTATCAAGGATTATTTGGAGAAGAAGGAAAAGGAAGTAGGAAAAAAG TTGAATATTCAATCACCTCACAGAAATTCTACATTCCAGAAATTATTTGGGTTGCCAACAGAAGAATTTCTAATCAATGATTTCACATGTTATCTGAAGAGAAAAATGCCTTTACAG GGTCGGCTATTTCTTTCGGCAAGGATTCTGGGATTTTATGCCAATTTATTTGGACATAAAACCAAATTTTTCTTCCTTTGGGAAGATATTGAAAACATTCAAGTGCTTCCTCCATCATTGGCATCAATAGGAAGCCCTACATTGGTCATAATTCTTCGAAGCGGACGAGGTATTGATGCAAGGCATGGTGCCAAGGTGCAAGACGAAGAAGGAAGGCTTAGGTTTCATTTTCAGTCATTTGTTTCATTCGGTGCTGCCTCAAG AACAATAATAGGTTTATGGAGAGCACGAATATTGAACCCCTATCAGAAAGAACAAATTACAGAAGAGCATGAAGAACAAGAAGTCCTGGTAATACCTGAAGACTCTGGATCTATCCTAGAGGATGAAGCAAAAATGTCCAAGATTTACTCTGCTGAACTACCAATTAAG ATGACATCGGTGATGGAAATTTTTTATGGAGGAAACCTAGAGCATAAGATTATGAAGAGAACCGGGTGTATGAACTATGACACTACATCTTGGGAACCAGTAAAACCTGATGTTCTCGAAAGGCACGTTTCTTACCAATTTAATCGACACGTGTCGGTTTTTGATGTCACAAGCACACAACAAAAATTTCCAAATACAAACACTGGAGGATGGATTGTGAATGAAGTTATGGTCCTTAACGGTGTACCATTTGCTGATCATTTTCGT ATTCATTTTAGGTACGAAATTGAGAAATCAGTTCTTGGTGAATGTGCTTGCAAGTGTGATGTATACATTGGCATCAAGTGGCATAGGAGCTCTAAGTTTCAGCAAAGGATCAACCGGAACATAACTGCTAAGTTTAACATACGACTGAAGGAAATATTTGAACTGGTTCAGAAAGAGATTTTATTGATGTCACATAACTCGCATGGGTAA